The following are encoded in a window of Amycolatopsis lexingtonensis genomic DNA:
- a CDS encoding restriction endonuclease subunit S — translation MTKTVPLRRLVDVIDCAHVTAEFVDDDRRFPVASIRECQGPYVDLSDCNYTTQEFFDHLRAGDRAPRVGDLLFIRNVSVGLVSAVGPGVPEFAIGQETVLLRRTSDVDPTFLRYALVGAEAVHAIESAMIGSTFRRINVSAIRALPVILPSPEKQRAIAGYLDRETARIDTLIEEQQRLIELLRERRNAVVDRVLSCGLDAELVQTGDPWLPVLPVGWLAVATKRLLSFGPSNGVSPEGSSVGDLRTLSLGAVRDGRVSMGPNVTKFVDRTSVPRLNDLRLRAGDVLLVRGNGNVNLVGRAGLVGSEFNNKEYIYPDLLIRLRVGASMLPEFFVWAFNSAATRAQIGTRARTAVGTYKVAASDVRAIVLPLPPLSEQARIVACLDEQTAKIDSLIAETERFIELSKERRSALITAAVTGQIDVRERA, via the coding sequence ATGACCAAAACGGTGCCACTCAGGCGACTCGTTGACGTCATCGATTGCGCTCACGTCACTGCGGAGTTCGTCGACGACGACCGCCGATTCCCGGTCGCGAGTATCCGAGAGTGTCAAGGTCCGTATGTGGACCTGTCTGACTGCAACTACACGACTCAGGAGTTCTTTGATCACCTGCGAGCGGGAGACCGCGCGCCGCGGGTCGGCGACTTGCTTTTCATTCGCAATGTGTCGGTGGGCCTTGTATCAGCGGTAGGACCAGGTGTCCCTGAGTTCGCTATCGGCCAGGAGACGGTCCTTCTTCGCAGGACTTCGGACGTCGACCCGACATTCCTCCGATACGCACTGGTAGGAGCGGAAGCGGTCCACGCAATCGAGTCGGCGATGATTGGCAGTACGTTTCGCCGCATCAACGTGTCGGCGATTCGCGCTCTCCCCGTGATACTGCCGTCACCCGAAAAGCAGCGTGCCATCGCTGGCTACCTCGATCGTGAGACCGCGCGTATCGACACGCTCATCGAGGAGCAGCAGCGCTTGATCGAGCTGCTTCGCGAGCGGCGCAACGCTGTCGTCGATCGGGTGCTTTCGTGTGGCCTAGATGCCGAGCTGGTTCAGACGGGAGACCCTTGGCTGCCTGTTTTGCCTGTCGGATGGCTGGCTGTCGCGACCAAGCGATTGCTATCCTTCGGTCCCTCGAATGGCGTATCGCCCGAGGGTAGCTCAGTCGGCGATCTGCGAACGTTGTCGTTGGGTGCGGTCCGGGACGGACGAGTCAGTATGGGACCCAACGTAACGAAGTTCGTTGACCGCACCTCGGTGCCAAGGTTGAACGACCTTCGGCTGCGAGCCGGTGACGTCCTGCTCGTTCGAGGAAACGGAAATGTAAATCTTGTTGGCCGCGCGGGTCTGGTCGGATCAGAGTTCAATAACAAGGAGTACATCTATCCTGACCTGTTAATCCGCCTTCGGGTCGGTGCCTCGATGCTTCCCGAGTTCTTCGTATGGGCGTTCAACTCCGCAGCGACTCGTGCGCAGATCGGGACTCGGGCTCGAACCGCTGTCGGCACGTACAAGGTGGCGGCCAGCGATGTCCGGGCGATCGTCTTACCGCTGCCGCCCCTCAGTGAGCAGGCACGCATCGTCGCCTGTCTTGACGAGCAGACTGCGAAGATCGACTCGCTTATCGCTGAGACCGAGCGGTTCATTGAGCTTTCGAAGGAGCGCAGGTCAGCGCTAATCACGGCGGCGGTGACGGGGCAGATCGACGTGCGGGAGAGGGCGTGA
- a CDS encoding type I restriction-modification system subunit M — MSTLGSFIWSIADQLRGPYRPNQYGNVILPLTILRRLDCILAPNRETVRELAAKYDNPNRLRIEVKKSTGRPFYNTSNYSFANLLADADGLADNLADYIDRFSSDVDVFEYFDFKKEILALDKAGLLREVITSFKRVDLHPDVVSNADMGDAFEYIIRKFNEAANETSGDHYTPRDAIRLLVDLLFAEKDVDLSEAGIVRTLYDPTAGTGGMLALAEEHLLAQNPDAKLSLYGQEYNPQSYAICKSDLLAKGHDATNIAFGNTLTDDAFKGRQFDFCMSNPPYGVDWKQYAKAVTKERDEAGPYGRFAPGLPSTSDGQMLFLLHLAHKMRAPEDGGGRAGIVMNGSPLFNGAAESGPSKIRKWLLENDLVDVIVALPPNMFFNTGIATYIWILDNTKHPDRKDLVQLIDGTAFWTKMRKSLGSKNRELSEDDRTKVVRLYADFADADPDYSKVLRNDEFGYWTITVERPLLDENGNPVVDRKGKPKSDAKKRDTENVPFSYGGSIAGAAGKAEVIQAYFDAEVTPHVSDAWIDWAKVKTGYEIPFTRHFHKYVPPRPLAEIDADLEKQVTKILDLLHEVEG, encoded by the coding sequence GTGAGCACCCTCGGTAGTTTCATCTGGTCGATCGCCGACCAGCTTCGGGGTCCCTACCGCCCCAATCAGTACGGCAACGTGATCCTTCCTCTAACGATCCTGCGTCGCCTCGACTGCATCCTCGCGCCGAACCGCGAGACGGTGCGCGAACTGGCGGCGAAGTATGACAACCCGAACCGGCTCAGGATCGAGGTCAAGAAGTCGACTGGTCGGCCGTTCTACAACACCTCGAACTACTCCTTCGCCAACCTGCTGGCTGACGCCGACGGGTTGGCGGACAACCTGGCCGACTACATCGACCGGTTCTCATCCGATGTCGACGTGTTCGAGTACTTCGACTTCAAGAAGGAGATCCTCGCCCTGGACAAGGCGGGGCTCCTGCGGGAGGTCATCACGTCCTTCAAGCGCGTCGACCTGCATCCGGACGTCGTCTCCAACGCCGACATGGGCGATGCGTTCGAGTACATCATCCGCAAGTTCAACGAGGCCGCGAACGAGACTTCGGGTGACCACTACACGCCACGGGACGCGATCCGGCTGCTGGTCGACCTGCTCTTCGCCGAGAAGGACGTCGATCTGAGCGAGGCTGGCATCGTCCGCACGCTGTACGACCCCACCGCGGGTACCGGCGGCATGCTCGCCCTGGCAGAGGAGCACCTGCTCGCCCAGAACCCCGACGCGAAGCTGAGCCTGTACGGCCAGGAGTACAACCCCCAGTCGTACGCCATCTGCAAGTCCGACCTGCTGGCTAAGGGCCACGACGCGACCAACATCGCCTTCGGCAACACACTGACGGACGACGCCTTCAAGGGGCGCCAGTTCGACTTCTGTATGTCCAACCCACCGTACGGCGTCGACTGGAAGCAGTACGCCAAGGCGGTCACCAAAGAGCGCGACGAAGCCGGCCCCTACGGCCGGTTCGCCCCCGGCCTGCCGTCGACCTCGGACGGGCAGATGCTTTTCCTGCTCCACCTGGCCCACAAGATGCGCGCCCCCGAGGACGGCGGCGGCCGGGCCGGCATCGTGATGAACGGGTCGCCGCTCTTCAACGGCGCCGCCGAGTCCGGCCCTTCCAAAATCCGCAAGTGGCTGCTGGAGAACGACCTGGTCGATGTCATCGTCGCGCTGCCGCCCAACATGTTCTTCAACACCGGCATCGCCACCTATATCTGGATCCTCGACAACACCAAACACCCCGACCGCAAAGACTTGGTTCAGCTCATCGACGGCACCGCGTTCTGGACCAAAATGCGCAAGAGCCTCGGCTCTAAGAATCGTGAGCTCAGCGAGGATGACCGCACAAAGGTCGTGCGTCTGTACGCCGACTTCGCCGACGCCGACCCCGACTACTCCAAGGTGCTGCGCAACGACGAGTTTGGTTACTGGACCATCACTGTCGAGCGCCCCCTCCTCGACGAGAACGGTAACCCCGTCGTCGACCGCAAAGGCAAGCCCAAGTCGGACGCCAAGAAGCGTGACACCGAGAACGTCCCGTTCAGTTACGGCGGCTCGATCGCTGGTGCGGCTGGTAAGGCAGAGGTGATCCAGGCGTACTTCGACGCCGAGGTGACACCGCATGTCTCTGACGCCTGGATCGACTGGGCCAAGGTCAAGACCGGCTACGAAATCCCCTTCACCCGCCACTTCCACAAGTACGTCCCGCCGCGTCCGCTGGCCGAGATCGACGCCGACCTGGAGAAGCAGGTCACCAAGATCCTCGACCTGCTCCATGAGGTGGAGGGATGA